ctctctcatacccgatttggtaaagaagacaagggctccTGCATgaaagtacaaggagccaatgggatgtcgacaaccaccatctatcaccatcaaagaaaggctgtgttgccctaattcttcctctatataaagcaacacagccacattgtatcaagcgtgttagtcaccttaaaagtgtgtgtcacttgtaattgatcaagtttatagtgtgtctagacttagccattgttcatttgtattcttgtaagtcaagtttgtaagaacgaccatgtattcatcgtttaatcaatgatacatatgattatacttgcattgatttattacaattgaacttgtcattgttcttgttgcttatcttcttatttactttcttgtctagcttAACTATAAGATAAggtgtgcattcgtggactgtcaCATACAAATTTATAGATTTTAAGTGACAACATTCATAACACAAAACAACCATgaaaaaaacatcaaataaaCGATTGACAagcttaaaacttttatttcacTTATCACTGGACATCATGGTAAAAACCAACTGGAAAAAGTGGCTTTTTAGGTCTATCAATGAGACACCCACATAGGAGTTCTCATTCTTTAGGAGCACCCTTACTTATCATATTTGTGCATGGAGTTACTCCTTTTAAATACTGTATCGCTTTATAGTCAACCAGACACCTTTCACATCCTCACAAAACTATATTTCAACACAGAGAATATAGACCCATGTACCCTTACTGATGACATACCCCTCTATCGGTACGAAGGCCTTAACATAATTGCTGAGATACGAAGGACCATTCGCGACGAAGGCTACTGCAACAACAAAAGATAAGAATCGTTCCCCTATAAAGTagggatttgatcttatcattCCCAACTCATAATTAGGGAAATTATATCCCCggcctaagacttaggaaaccctaagcGGCCTACATGTTCCTCAAGAATACTTCTCCTATAAAAGGAAGAGCCGTAAGACCTACTAAAGGCATTCAcgaaaatataaagaaaacctAGCTGGCGTAAAGAGACCAACTCTACCTTCGGTGAATCGCCAACAAACGAGTCAAATCACCCTTTAGCCCACATCGCATAAACCTTGGTTCGGTGCGCAAACATTTGGCACCATCCGTGGGACCCACTACTCAAGATCCCATAACCATCATAGGCATTGTTTTCTGTATCGAATCGAGACATGACTGATGTCCCGCCTGGGTTTGGTCAGAACTCCCAACAAACCAACGAAAATGGAAACTCCGGAAATCCCACCCCAGGGTCCGGGCCTATAACTGGAGCGCTCGGGGGTGATGTCCAACCCGTCGATCAAGGAGCAGACATCGACACTAGTCGTCCCGAACAAACATCGGAGGGACGAATGGGATTCATGCTAGGGTCCTCGTCTGGACCCCCACAATTGTTCTACCCGGACAACATCATTAGAAATTATGGGCACATTACCCGCACCATCAAGTATCTCAGGAACATGGGAGTACTCGACAGCGTAACCAGGACGCTGAACTTTGACAGGGAAACAAACGACGCCTACGACGCTGATACCCCCCCGAGAGGGCTTCGACGTTATCCACGGAACCCAAGACTTCGACCCGAAGAAAGTTATGGGTTTGGACTGGGAAGCGAAGGTTTAAGGCCTCGAACGCCCCTACACCAAACACAACCGGAAAGCGCGGAAGTTCCAATACAAGGGAACACGGCGCCCAAAGCCAACCCTAGAGGTGATGTGCCCGCTACGGGACAGAGCAACCAGACTCCTAATGTGCCCCGGTCTGAACCGACCCCGAGAGGGCCCGACGCGACAGGTAACGCGCCTCCAAGACACGAGACACCACCTGGAGGTCATTCAGGAGTCCCGACTGGAACGCATCAAAATTCAGGACAAACCCATGTTGGGTCTTCCGCTCCAGCCTTTCGAGTCCCCACCGAAGGGACACAACAATATGTGGGCCTGACCTTCCATACGCTCCCTGTCTCTATTCTCTCAGGGTCCATGGGCCAAGGTCGACCAGGGCCTTCAGGGCAGATCCCGCAGGGTCTTACGGGACAAAGTTACCCCGTACCACAGGGCTTTGGATACGAAGGCATGAATGGAGCAGGAAGTTCACAACATGTTTCCCAACCATATGGCATCCAACCAATCGGAGGGGCCTACGAAAATCCTTAGACAGGGCAGCCACAGTTCCATCAGTGTTATCCACCGCAGCATATCGTTCCCCTCCCCACACAAGGACCCTATGGACCACAGAACTGGGGGGCTCCGATGTATCAAAATGCCCTAGGATTGCAGATGGTAGGGGGAAGCGTCGAAAACTCACCATTCATCGCATGGATACAGAACTATCCCCTCCCAAAAGAtctaaaatacccctctcatctcGGTACATACAAAGGGAAAAGCGATCCGGATGACTTCATTGAAGCATTTGAAGGCGTGGCCGAGATGAAGGTCTGGAACGTACCGGTTGACAGGTTCACTAGCTTCGAAGACCTTAAGGAAAAATTTAGAGCCCTCTTTAGCCAACAGAAGAAACATAAGAAACTACACGTGGCAGCCCATGGGATAAAGCAGAAGGAAATAGAGCCTTGTAGGGCGTTCCTTGACAGGTTCACCACCGAAACAGAAGATATCGTGGACCTTCCCGAGTCACAAAGGATATCGGCGTTGTTGCATGGCCTCCGAAGCAGGGGACTCGTTGAATTTCTGTATAGAGACCTCCTGAAAACTTACGAAGCCGTTCATAAAAGAGCGCACGTATAACTTGAGGCAAGGGACACCGCGCCGAAGGGAGACATTAGCCCGACTCGGGACAAGGAGACTCAGACGAATAGGAAAGGGAAATGGAATAACGACAGAGAAAGGCCAAGATACAGCCCATACAACAAGGACGAAAAAGGATACCTAAAGGTCAACCTGCCAGAACTCCACAAGAGCCCGAAAGAGATACTCCTCACTGAAAGTGTCGCAAAGACCTTCCCAAAACCTCCCAGACTGAGCCACAAAAATAGGAAGGATCCCGAAAAATATTGTGAGTTTCACAGGGATTATGGCCACGACACGAATGCGTGTTGGCAACTGAGAAAAGCAATTGAAGAAGCAATCAACGAGGGAAAACTGTCACACTTGGTGAAAAGCGTCAGACAACAGCAATATCCTAAAAAGGAGGATGACACAGATGACAAAAAGAAAGTCCCCGACAAAACTATCTACACTATCGTGAAGAAAAAAATTGGACACTCGTCCCGAAGGACCTATAGGGGGAACGTACCCAGCATCACCTTCCCACCCATCTATAATGGTAGAATCTTCAGAGACCCCCTAATAATTTCAGCATTCCTAGAAGTCTCAAAGGTAAAAGAAATAGTAGTAGATATCGGGAGTGAGTGCAATGTCCTATACGAAGAAGTATTCTGGAAGCTAAATCCTTTGTCACGAATGAACTTCAGAAAGGCAGGGGCTTCGATTCAAGGGTACTCTGGCAACACAGACGAACCGTTGGGAAAACTATCTGTGCAAACAACAATCGGAAAGGGACATTGGAAACGAAAAGAGAAGATCACATTCATGGTAGTTAGTGGAACTTCACCTTTTCAAGCAATTCTGGGCAGGCCCGGAATCCAAAAGTTTGGAATGATTCCATCCGTAATGCACGGCCTGATCAAGTACGAAACGAATGGGAGAATAGCAACCTTAGAAGGGAAGGCCAAAAAGCTTTCTAATTAAGGCCGAGACGGCTGTGGCGAAATATCTATGAATGACAAGCCATATCATGGATAATAACGAATGGCCCATTTGATAAAGCCcattacattttcttttttcaaagcCTAGAGGATATGGTCTGTAACCTCAACTTTTATGCAATAAAGGCTTTTTGTTTCCTCCTTCTCTCCttattcatacatatatatataaaaaaaaaagagagagaaagatgaAGAATAGGAATAAATATAAGACGCAAAAATATGCGCcacaaaaatttttaaatggGGACGCCCATAAATATAAAACTCCGGATAACGAAAGGACCAATAGTCCTAACAAACACCTATGGATATATCCATACAAATCAAGCATGCAAAAACAAATAGGTGCAACATAAGACGGCATTCAAGCTGTAAAAAAGACAGCTCTTAAGCTGCAAACATGGTTAATACTAGCAAGACACAATTTTTAAAtatccacaaacattaaaagtaaattatccAAAACAGCATTACAAGCtgttatcaaaagaagagtgtACGAAAAGGGCACATTCGCCACGACAAAGGCACGCAGGCCATCATTGGGGGATAGCAGcaacttcaagttgaattacATTGGGGGTAATCTTGAGCAAGTCTTCCACAGCAGCATTGGGATCAGCAACAATTTTCCCCAAAAACAGAAAAGAAGCTTCCTTCCATTTTTGGTCAGCAACCTCAAGGTCCAGAGAAGCAGTGGCAACAAAATCACCTCTGCAACGAAGGTCACACTTACCCTCTGCAAAAAACTCCTCTAACACGGTGGACCTTTCTTCTGCCCTCTCAGCGGAAGTCAAATTCCCTAACAGCTGCCCAACTTCATCACTATATAGCAAAGATTTGCTCACATAAGGAATGACCTCTGTAACCAACCTAACCCTATCCTCCTTCAACAAATCAACCTGATCACGTAATGACTTGGCAACCTCACGCTCTGCGGCGAACTCATCCTGCAACTTCAACACTGCTTCATCATGAACAATTGCATCTGCCTTCAACAAATTAATTTGTCTCCTCAAAACGGGCCTCTCTAGCCTTCAAATCTTCAATTGTTGTTGACAAGGAATGCATCTCCAAATTCTTGGACCTAAGATCAACAAACATCCTAGAAAAACGCCTTGCAATAACCGCATCAAGGTACGTATGGAACTGATGATCTTTTTTAAAGACACGAAGGAATGTCTCATTGTCCATATTGTCAATTTTCTTAACATCTTCTGCATTCATGTCCTCACCATTCAACCACTCTAGAATCTCTTGATCATGGAGGTCTACAAAGAAGGaactttttgtcaaaaaaaaaaaaaaaaaagaaaaaaggagagATAATTTTCCACACCTAACTTTGGAGCAGCAGGTTCGCGAAACGTAGTATCTTTGTCACTCTCCACAACTTTTTTCCTCTTTAAAAGACGACCAACAACAAACTGGGCATCACTTGATCCAGGAACATCCCTCTTCTTCTTACCTCTGCTAGAGGTAGAGGCAGGCACAGTTTAGACATCAGACATATCAATATTCAGGATGGGAGGATTCATCGCACTTGAAACCTCATGATTCTTATTTTGAATACCAGACGAACCAGCATCAGCAACCAGGCTTCCCTGTTCTTCATTATGAGGTATTATGGTTACCTCATTCACACCTTTCTTCACAAACTTCCTAAAAGTCATATCTGAATAAGACAAGAGAGCAAAACGTCATAAATAAATGACCACTCGACAGCAAATACAAATAGACAAATTAGTCTTCACAAATTCAGCCCTTACCATCGATTTCTACACTCCCAGGTGGCAAGACATCTATCAGTCTTGCCTTATACAATACATAATCAGGATAACAAGCAACCTTTATGGGATTCATCCGGATCTCCCGACACAAATCATCAACCACATACTCAGGAAAgggattttcaaaatctttatgaaTGCACAATAAATTCCTATCAGTCACAGCCTCATAACCAGCAGGGATCAAAGATGCTCTCATAAACACAAAATCGTTTTTCCAATCACGAATATCAAAACCACCTCTCTTAAAACAACCAGCTTTTGAACGATTACCCACAGTAACCCAATCCCCAGATGGATGTGTCTGTGCAAAATACCTAAACAAATCTAAGGATGGTTCGCCACCATATGCTCTATACATAACTTCGAATGCAATTATTCTGGATAATCCTAATGGTGTGCTAGTAGAGATATGGATATCGAAAAAATCAAGAACATCAAGCATAAAAGTAGAAAAGGGGTATCTGACATTACCATCAGTTATTGATTTAATGTAAAACCCGACAAACCCATCTGGGGGAGTCAGTATAGTATCGCCATCAGATGGTATTTGAAACGATGATATTTTCCCAGGAAAATATTTATCCACAAACTTCTCTAATTTAGACCAAATGACAGTTGACTCGGTCGATTCAATACCACCCTTCAACACCGAAACACTAAGAATCGAAAGACAAAGACAGAAATTAACAAAGGAGCAGTTGCGTACCTAGTGATCGGACGGTGTGCATAGCAGAAACCCTAAAACAAGAAAGGGGAgtgttttttctaaaataaagagaaaataaGTCAGAAACAAGTGGTATGTCTATTTATATGATCGGCTGCATGGAGTTTTCGCCCGTCGATCGCTTTCCTAGGGATTCGTGCAAACCTACCCCCTTAATTGGATATTCATAGATAGTTAAGGCGGTCTTTAATCAATTTTCATAAACAACCCCCGAAAGAATGAAGAATGATTAGATTTAGTCCAAGGCAATATACATCTCACGAAACATATCACCTCGgactgggggcttgatgacaTACCCCTCTATCGGTACGAAGGCCTTAACATAATGGCTGAGATACGAAGGACCATTCGCGACGAAGGCTACTGCAACAGCAAAAGATAAGAATCGTTCCCCTATAAAGTagggatttgatcttatcattCCCAACTGATAATTAGGGAAATTATATCCCCggcctaagacttaggaaaccctaagcGGCCTACTTGTTCCTCAAGAATACTTCTCCTATAAAAGGAAGAGCCGTAAGACCTACTAAATGCATTCAcgaaaatataaagaaaacctAGCTAGCGTAAAGAGACCAACtcgggaatcgccaacaaatgAGTCAAATCACCCTTTAGCCCACATCGCATAAACCTTGGTTCGGTGCGCAAACACTTACCACATCACtgttatgtttaaatatatctACAACTTTAACTAAACTATAATGCAAAGtagtgtatgtgtatgtgtgtatagaACTATAATGATTACGACTTCTATTGAAGTactaaatcaaaacttgacatGTAAATTCAAACAATTTCACAAGTGCTAAATCAATATGCGCTACGGCTTCACAGTTGATCAGATCAGATACTATCTGAGTGGAGCTTTTATTAAAGCAATTGCAAATTTGTTGACTTAAAAAATCATTCAGTTAATAATGATACTAActaataaatatagaaaaaaaaagttaataatgtGAACTCAACCACTTTCATAAATCAAATGCATACTAAATgatataaacataattataaacatatatatatacacacattagTACCATCAATCGCCTTTAGCAGACAGTTGAAAGCACATTAGTATCATCAATCCCTAACACAAACCCACCATTCGCCAATCGATAAATCTTCCATGTTTCTAACGAGACGACGAGTGATCCCTAttaagatatatacatatataattcaaaaccctaaataacaggttaaaataaaagaaaataatttggGCAAATAGGTTTTAAAGGTATCTTTCTCGTCGAATTTTACTATGTAAGGTGTCGTCCCTAAAAACCTCCTAATGCAATTACTAATGGTGTAATTAATTACTAATCAGAGGATTATGAATACCACCTATAAATTTAAGTGGTTTTGTCCAACGTGGCTTGCCAAATCAGTATTCCACTACtctcatgcatatatatactcCATTATTTCCTTAAAAAcaacaactttttatttaaaagaagtCCAAAATAATCCCAAATCGGGGTTGGATCATCACGACCCCAGAAACCCTAAATCCACCCACCAAATTGAATCAATCAAATCAAGAGCTCAGCATTGTCAAAATCGATCGAAGCGTGAAACCCCTGTATGTTACTGACTGTAATCTCATTTGTAAATCCCCTGATAAACCCAATCTGGTTTCCCCCCATAAGAacccaaaaaccctaaaatgacCCAGCAGTCAAATTATaagttcttcatcttcaatTCGATCCAAGAGTCAAACCCCTGTATGTTATTGTGAATGTGGGTACAAAATATTTCCTCGCACTTCTTGGACTATGAAGAACCCAGGAAGGAGATTCCTTGCATGCCCGATTTTGGTAAGCCAATCCAAGTAATATAGCTActatatttatgtttgattttgttaaaTGGAATTAaagttgattttgtatatgtaaataaagTTGAATTTCTGTATATACCATATTTCGGTCAGGATTCCAAGAAGAAGTGTGGAATGTACAAATTCCTTGATGATGAGATACCATGTCACTATTACAAGGACTTGGTTTATGGAATGCACATTAATCTCCAAAGGTTGAAGGACAAGGATACAGGTGACATGGATGGACATGTAGAAACTGCAAATTCACAAAGTGAGGATTTGAAGTTAATGGAGTTGCTCACCATTAcgaaatcaaaaaacaaaatcttttagACAATTTGTTTCTGTTTGTTACTAGTTGTGATGTTCTTGTGTATTGTCATTGGTGCTTTGGTGGCCTAGTGTTGTAACCAATGtcaattaatcttttttttttgcttgttAATGGAAGTGGTAACCTTTTGAATTAACTTACTTTGGGAAAGTAATTGCATATTTTTCCAAATATTTGCAGTTTTAGAATAGTGTGATGTGTTGtgtattttacaaaaataagaAGGCTTAAGCATAACAAGTAAAAAAGTGGCATAACCATATTCAGATTACACATAATTTACATACAAAATTGGGCATACAAGCCTGGGTCATCAGTGTTTCCTGCCACATATGGTACATACACCATACTAAGACCTACAAGTCCATCCATGCTACATTACTACTTAATACATACCAAAAGCATCCCATAATTGGTTAGAGTTTTATGCAGCTGCAATGTACcaacctaaaatattttacataacATAATGGGATCAAAAGACATTGTTTCAAACACTATCATGGTTTACAGTTCAAGAGCAGTTTCAATTGTGTTGCCTGGGCCTTCAACATGTTTGCATAACTTCTAAAGCATAATTCTTTGGCTTGGTGGTCTCTTTTTCAAGGTTGCTGGTTCATTCTTCAAAATTTTTTGTGTTGCAACAGATTTTCCCATCACTtctgaaattgattttgttttgctTTGGGTGTAGCCTAAAGGGGTTGGTTTGCATGTCCCTTGACTAGCATTTTTCCCAACATCCCTTTTGCCAACCTTCCTTGTGGTTACAGAAACTTGCTTAAGTGCTTTCTTTGCATCATCTTCAGCTAACTTCTTTCTAACTGCTTGAATTGCTCTACTCCTTTGAGCTTCCTGTGCACTTTTGGTCACTACAATTTCTCTACTTGCCTGAAGTGCCTCCTTTGCTAACTTTTTCCTAACATCTGCTATTGCCCTCATCTTCTGAGTCTCTTCTGCAATTGGCAATGAATACACATGTCTACCTTCAACTACTTTCTTCTTTGGACCCTCCTGTACACTTGAGGTTGCATCAACTTGAAAAATCTTTTCTTTCCCAGACCACCACCTTCACTTGCAGCTTTTGTTGTCATACTTGTACTTCCACCAAACTGGTACTTGTTTTTTAATGCATTCAATGTTTCCCTAGCTTTCTACTTCTTTTGCAAATCTTCAATTGCACTAGGAGGAACAACATCTTTAGGCCAAATGAGAACTGGGATACCATCAGATCCACCTATGAATGACTCATTAGTGACTGGGTCAACACACAAACCAGCACCCCACCATTTAGGATACTTATGAGGacctacatatatatgtatatacatatattaactTGTGTTACTTATgaataacaataattattagattatatataaataaaatgttaaataaatgaaGGCATATACATATAGGGCTATTAACTTGTGTTACTTATGAGTAACcctaattatttatatagtatataaataaaatgaaaacattttcaaggcatatatatatagggcttTTAACTTGTGTTACTTATGAGTAACCCTAATTATTacattgtatataaataaaatgaaaaataaatgaagCCATACCTTGGGTTTTAACTTTCTGGTAGCTAGCACTAGTAACTCCCAATGCAGCACTTGCCCTAATTATGGAAGATTGGGAGCCAATGACCACATTATCTTTGGATAAAGGATTAATTTTGGGGCCTGCACTAGTCCCTTTACTTGGTGATGTATCTTGTAAGATTTTACATTTGGTCCATTTTGGTTTAGGCAAAGTTTGTTTCCTCACAACAAATCTTAGTGGTGTGGTTTGGCCTACTTCGGTGGTAATTGGGGTGGTTAGGGATTGGTCATTTGGTTTGTTTTGAGCTGCAGGTGACTCTTGGTTATTCAATGACACATTTGCCTGCAACCCACCATCTCCTCCTACAGATACACTAGCCAAGTTGAATGCTAGCTTCAGCAACTAGTTGACCATCTACTCTGATAGATGCAGACCCTCTAGTCTGTTTTTGATGAGGGGGTTGCCCATCTTTCCTTGGCCTTCCAAGCAGATTTTTTTCCTTCTCAGGGGCACTTGCTTCTTCATTCTTACAGTATCTCTTGCTGTGTCCAGGCTGACCACATTTTTTACATGTCATGATAATGCCTCTTCTAAACAATCTCGTAAAATGCTCACTTGCTTTCACTACTCCACCTTCATGTGTTGCCCTTCTCCTTTTTTTCTTTGGGCTCCCTGACATTACTCTAGGATGAGGGGGCAATGGCTTCTCATGGTCATTAAGATTCCATTGTGACATGCCACTAACAGGCATAATGAAGGTGCTGTATGTTTCAATATACCTGTCTCTCTTGAACCACCCAGGGACAAAATCTTCTGGAGACCTACCTAATCTGAAAATGACTGCACATGCATGGGGACAAGGGATACCTGATAGCTCCCACATCCTGCAGCTGCAGTGTCTGTATGCATCATTAACCCTGAAAGACTCATTCAATTGCCTTACTTCCCATTCATTTCCACCACAATGAAATACTTTCCAGAATCTGTCATGGTTAGAGTACATtagatgtgtatatatttatatatataactatgaaCTGACAAAATTAGTATTGGTAAAATACCTATGTTGATCCTTCACCCAATCCAGCTTTTAAACAATAGAAGGACTAATATCTGTTTTCCACCTATGTCACAACTCCCTCATCACACCTTGCCTTTCCATAATAATCACCCTTATTGATTCAAA
The sequence above is drawn from the Erigeron canadensis isolate Cc75 chromosome 4, C_canadensis_v1, whole genome shotgun sequence genome and encodes:
- the LOC122596925 gene encoding uncharacterized protein LOC122596925, whose protein sequence is MYQNALGLQMVGGSVENSPFIAWIQNYPLPKDLKYPSHLGTYKGKSDPDDFIEAFEGVAEMKVWNVPVDRFTSFEDLKEKFRALFSQQKKHKKLHVAAHGIKQKEIEPCRAFLDRFTTETEDIVDLPESQRISALLHGLRSRGLVEFLDTAPKGDISPTRDKETQTNRKGKWNNDRERPRYSPYNKDEKGYLKVNLPELHKSPKEILLTESVAKTFPKPPRLSHKNRKDPEKYCEFHRDYGHDTNACWQLRKAIEEAINEGKLSHLVKSVRQQQYPKKEDDTDDKKKVPDKTIYTIVKKKIGHSSRRTYRGNVPSITFPPIYNGRIFRDPLIISAFLEVSKVKEIVVDIGSECNVLYEEVFWKLNPLSRMNFRKAGASIQGYSGNTDEPLGKLSVQTTIGKGHWKRKEKITFMVVSGTSPFQAILGRPGIQKFGMIPSVMHGLIKYETNGRIATLEGKAKKLSN